The window aattttcAAAGTCatttacatagatctgtcaatatttttacttacttttggcaattcttggagtttcttttgtggtgatgctgtcatcttttcagcgattgagatgtcggtactttccccctgaaaaaacaacaaccatggaatagaaggggtatctataaatctacagccgaatttctaacattcagaaattgttctgttgcaaatttgtcggttcgctgagctaaaatagtggccgatgtgggcgagaattctgcagaaaaacgatctgctgatcagcttgcgtgcacagcttcggatttaccagtgtgtcagatgctctcgcgtttcaagtgttaaaaacaaaaataatgacgtgccgtccacaatcaatctttattgttgattcacatgactcatttcaatcatcagcaatgatctttttgtattgctttgtttccttttcacatacctcagccacaaactccacctccccttcgaaattctccttcttctccatgtgttgaaagactgcaccggaagtaaagTTACTGTCAAAATCGTCTTTTCCGCTTTCCGCTACTTGGTGAGCGCGCGCAAcgagttggcgatcctgtcaatacacatctatggCTGAACGTAGCCCATTTTAGCTCGACTTATTAGACAGATAGGCTTGAGgagaatgataataacaaagtTATTACCAGAGTGCAGACCTCAATGATCGTAAGAACGCACAATTTATTGTTTCCTGATGGTTATAACCGGAAGTATCTTTCGATAATGGGGCAGACAACTCCCGTAAACCCTTCGaggcttacttcccttctttgttgtCATTAGTTTAATGGCAGCGTAGAGACTTACCATTTTGCTCCGGCCATGCCATATGCCGCTCTTCAGACAAATCTGCTTCAGTTGTTTGTCTCCATCGAAATAACTATGCCACTTGAATTTAGCGGAGAAACATTTCATTTTGGCTAAGTGACGGCAGGCTGACGTCCGCTCGATAGCTGCATGTGAACGTAAGTAACAACTGTTCGTCAGCCATGAAACTAACGACAATAGAAGGGAAGTAAGCCTCGAAGGGTTTACGGGAGTTGTCTGCCCCATTATCGAAAGCAGCTTCCGGTTATAACCATCAGAAAACAATAAATTGTGCGTTCTCACGATCATTGAGGTCTGCACTCTGGTAATAactttgttattatcattctcCTCAAGCCTATCTGTCTAATAAGTCGAGCTAAAATGGGCTACGTTCAGCCTTTGTACATTTCCTTCTGTGATGTGactattggatgacgtcatcgaacctTCGTTGCCTAAGCTAAATTTGAATGGAAGCTCGCGCCATCAtgttagcgtaggttcctaaatgatttgacctgagttcaggatgggtttCCTGTGTCTTTTCGTCAACCAGCGAGCTAGATCATGACGTCATTCAGCTTTCACCATGTACTCAGCGTTATTTCCCAGCACTATGTCACGTGGTTCTGCGTACGTTTTGGCTAACCAGACGTGTGGAAAAAAAACATCCACATTTCGTCTGTTTAAAGTCACAACCATATATCTCAAAATATTTGATTTTTcaaattttatattttctgATAAAGCGTAATTCAACTATTACAATGGTATTTTTCTGAGTCAAAAATATGACATAACAACTGAGTTATGGAGGATAAATGGTTTATGCGCTAAGCTTTCACCCTCTGCCTTTCAAagccacaaccacacacacagaagcacgCTGTTTTGATTTTAAACTGAAGGCATGGGTTACAGCGAGTCAGTGCCCAGCCACAAGCCTATGTTTCATCAGCACAGGCTTGTGGTTTGGTGAAATGTGATAAACTCTCACCCCTCCACCCGCCACAGTGCAACAAGTGCCTGATAACACCCTGTGGTTATAGTTACACCGGCTAGGAGTGGCCTGCTCTGGTGGTAAAAAGGGGTTATAGTGCCAGAGCCTGCTTTTTGCTTTGAGAGCAGTCAGCTGTCACCAAGGAGTGGGAAGTTTACAACCCAACATCTGGAATCGCTCTGTGAGTCCAGGATAAGGGAACTTCCCACGCAACAGATACAGTTAATATCAGAATGACTATCAGAATACCGCTGTGTACAATTTCACTTTGCTCTGGAATTTTCTTGAGGAAAGACTGACTTTCGACTATTGTGGAGAAACTTCAGATTTATACTTCTTCTTGTGGTAAGTATCAGTCATGCTTAAATGAATGTTAACTTCAGTTAAATTTTGATAAAAGTGTTGATACTGTCAGCTAGTATTAGTAATAATCATTATGGTTGAAATGTGAAATGTTCACATTGTGATGTCTAGCCTAGAAACAATGTAATGATTGATTAATATTCTATTTCATTTCTCACCCGATGAAGACCGGTGGTCAATCCTATACACTTTGCACTTCTGTAGGAACCTTTTTGTCTAGTAATGTTCTTGCTTACACTTACTTTACTGAAATGCTATTTTAAATGTTTGTCGGTGTATTAAATGGTATACATAAAACTTCCAGAAAGGACATGTTTATCTTTTCTTTGATTAacacttctctctccctctcccactgccactctctctctctctctctctctctctctctctctctctctctctctaactctgaCTACACGGCCTTTTTTGAGTGTATGCAAGGTCTCAAACAAGGATGCTTGGCAAGCCCAATCCTGTTCTCTTTTTTGATTTACGAACTTGCGTCTGAAATGATTCTAAAAGGGAGGCATGGAATTCAACTTCTTCCGGGTGAAATTGAACTATTTATCAtgatgtttgctgacgacatagCATTGCTTTCAGTGACACCGGTGGGACTACAAAACCAGTTAAATATATTGCATGAAGTTGCCAACAGATTAGGTTtaaaggtaaacaaagaaaaaacaaaagtgttggTATTTCGCAACGGTGGATACTTGGGGAAAAACGAAGCCTGGACATTTGGTCACGACAACATGTACGTTACCAACTCGTATAAATATCTCGGCTTAACCTTGACCACCAAAGTTTCCATCCAACGATGCTTTGAAGACTCTATTGTACGAGCTAAGCGTGGTGTTATCGACATTTTTAGAGTTTTGTGGAATATTGGATGCTATGATCTAAACCTTTTTTTCACACTCTTTGATACACAGATTACCCCCATATTGCTATACGGTTCAGAAATgtggggttgttttgattgctctaaCATTGAAAAGGTACACATGTTCGCATGCAAACGGATAATAGGTGTTTCCCCCCAAAGTCCCAACTGCATGGTATACGGAGAACTCGGTAGATTTCCCCTATCAGTCCTCGCTGCTACCAGATGCGTTAAATATTGGTTGCGGCTAAATCGCCTCCCCAACACAAGATATGTAAAAGTGGCCCATGTGATGATgaggaacatggcagacagagggacagtCAATTGGTCCGCTAGGGTCAGAAACCTTCTATGTGAAAATGGGTTTGGACATGTGTGGACGTACGGCTATGTCGGCAACGAAAAACACTTTATCAAGGCTTTTCAACAACGCCTAAAAGACTGCTTTACCCAGAACTGGCATAGTAAGCTAGAAGACAGTGAGAGGTatgacacatacaaattgtttaaacctgactttggaagagaaaagtaccttgaccaaatagacaatccatatatccaaaaagtgttcacaaaactcagacttggggtttcacccctgatgtgcaacaaacagagatattctgcaaacggttcccatgtttgcccactttgcagataccctcacgaaaacgagcaccactttctttttaagtgtccaGTATACTCTGATATAAGAGAAACTTACCTAGGAAATGTCTTTGAAATCGGTCAACTAGAAAACTCGTCAATGCAGatactactaacacaaaacaaaagtaggttgtgggcactctcccggtatacattttatgcattcaggcatcgacagcaactgctaggctaaaacaagaggcgaagccttcaaggctcacgtaagaaatcgacaaacagtaacacaaactcaatcactccgtcacacatacacacacacacacacacacacacacacacacacacacacacacacacacacacacacacacacacacacacacagtaagcatataggtgaaactgtgcaagaaagcgagaccctggatctgccaagtagtctcggcccgctcacaataacaaagACCGAGACTTttagtaattcctttgcgtgacgtctaaccctcttacgtcataatgtgacgtcttcaaatagtttctatcacacacgtcaaacacttttgaccgagactgacgtaatccatagactcggaaatgttaaagtttctatcacacacacacacacatagggagGCCCACTGTCCTAAGCGTGAATAGTGCACAGAAGGCATTTTTTAGAGTGCTGTaaacagcttcaaaattaaGCAGTGTTCTTATAGTTCGGGTTTGAAATGTAAAAGTACTTATAGAATTGCTGTGCAAATTTTGAAGCCTGTTAGAATTATACATTTGGAGGTATTGGACTGTAAAGTCAGGCAAATATGCGATTTTTTCACAACTGGGAAGTTCTGTACAGGGCGACAAATTAAGGGAAGAGGTGGCACGAATTTTTTTACTAAAATCCTTCCAAAATGTGTTTTGGGTTTCCTGCAATAttaggtactttgaacaccCTAGATTCATTGTGTcatgtttattttgtcaattgTATCGTATTTTTTGCAATAAAGTGATGAATTTCAAAGTGAGTGCACATGCATGAGTGATAAAAGTCAGAAAACTTGCTGAAAAATCGATGTTTTCAAGGGCTTGAAACAGCCACTTTTCTTCCAAGAAGACAAACTCGTTGCACTCGACACGATCCATCGGGAATTCCCGTTTGCTGGTGACGTCAACAATACCCAAAAATAGCCCGTTATTTTCGCTCAACTGTCAGAGCACAAGCATACTATCCGCGACAGGAATTCCCGGATTTGCAAGATTGACCGTCGATCTATGAGAGCTCTTCTCTGGTTGGTCATTGTAACTTACCATGGCTACTGGCGCATGCGCAACAAGCCTTATCCGCTGTAAACACAACATCGGTTTGTCGATCGAATTACACTACCGTCTATCAGTCGGCCAGCAATGTTCACTGCAAAATTCAACGATAGAAAGAGGTTTGTGGGGCAGGCATCGGGCAAGAGGAAGAAGCAGCTTGCATTAGCTCGAATAGCCGAACAAGAAAAGTCCACGGGCGATGAAAACGCGCCCCGCGAAGTTGGCGCAGCGGAGTGTGTCGTTTTGGATGGTGGAGGTGATGCACATTTTTCTCATCGACTTCAAGTCGAACCTCGGCCAGTGTTGTGCGATATACACGACAACCAGCAGGAAATAGAGGGTGCTTCAGCCTCTGCGAAGAAGCTAAGAAGATTCAGTGGTGCCGATGACTTGCAGAACGCACAAGTGCCAGCCGATGTGCCTGCTGAACCGAAACGTACATGGTGTATCGTTGAGTGTGGTCAGCTCAACTCGCTATTATCGGATGTGAAGTGCCCGGAATGCGAAGCAGGACATTTAACGATACGCGTTGGAGAATCCATGGGCTTGTCCCAAGAGTTAGCACTTTGCTGTGACAGCTGCCAGTACAGACGGTCAGAATTTTCTTCACCTAGAGAGAGCAACCGCAACCACATGAAGAATGTTCCCTTTGACGTGAACAAACAGATTGTCCTATACTCGCATGAGATTGGCAGTGGGTACTCAAGTGTGGAAAAGCTGTGCACAGTGTTTGGCATGCCCGTGATGAACAAAAGCTCATATCAAAGAATTGATAAAAAGGTCAATGCCAGCATCTTGGCCGTAACAAATGTCACACTGGTGGAAACTGTTGAGCATGTAAATGTTGCATACAGGCAGACCTTTCCTCAAGGTAGAGCAGATGTCCAGTTTGACGAAGAGGATGAAGACGCTGCCTGGGAAGAAGATGACGGTATTCTTTGGGTAGATGTTGCCTTTGATGGCACCTGGCATAAAAGGGGTTTTTCATCACATTATGGTGTAGGAGTGGTGGTTGACGTTCTCACTGGGTTGGTGCTCGACTTCTCTGTAAAATCCACCTACTGCCACACATGTGCCATGAATAAGGAGAAATTGGAGGAGATGACCCCTGCCCAACAACTGCGATGGGAGCAGCAACACCGGGCTGAGTGCAGCATCAACCACCAGGGATCTGCAAAGTCTATGGAGAGGGATGCAGCGTTGGAGTTATGGGGAAGGTAAGAATATAATCTGTATACCCCCACCATAGCCTATCTTTTAATTTTTGAAGttcagaacagagagagagagagagagtgcacgaAGATTCGATTATGAATTAGTAACAATAACAAAGTTCATTTATAGCCttttataacaaaacaagaacaaaacaatactactgtgaaaatattttgtaacacaacacccccccccccctttataaCTTTATAAGCAAATCCTGAACTCATAAATTGTGTTCTGCAAGTAGAGGTGCACAATTTGCTTGCCTACACAATGGGCTTTCTGATTTTTACTGTGCTGCAGGTCTGTTGAGCGTCACAACCTCAGGTACAGAACTATGCTGTCGGACGGAGATTCTACGGCTTTCAATGCTGTGGCTGCAGCTCAGCCCTACGGTCCCACACGTCCCATCACCAAGCTGGAATGTACCAACCACCTCCCCAAGAGAATGGGCACAGCTCTCCGCAAGGCAGCAAAGGATGAAAGGCTTggtggaagaggggaggggcGACTAACCAAGGAAAAGTGCCAACGCTTGCAAAACTACTTCCGTAGCGCGATCCTCAACAACCTTGAAGATCAGCGAGCCATGGAGCAGGCGATCTGGGCCACTTTCTTCCATGTAACTTCAACTGACGAGGACCCTCACCATGACAGATGTCCAGCTGGGCCAGCCTCATggtgcttttttcaaagagccAGGGCAGAAGAgcaaccaccacctccacacGCAGAGCACAACGGCACCGCCTTGTCCAGGGAAGTCTCGCATGCTGTTCTGCCCATCTACAGAAGAATGACCAATCCCATTCTTCTCAAGCGCGTGGCCCATGGCAAAACCCAGAACAGTAACGAGTCTCTGCACAATGTCATGTGGGGACACTGCCCCAAAGAAATCTTTGTTGGGAAAGGCCGGGTGGAAGCAGCCACCGCTGAGGCTGTTGCGAAGTTCAACAGAGGCAACTTTGCACTGGCACAGGTCATGGACCACATGAGCTTGCCAATAACTGATCTCATGGAGGCTGCTTTGGCCAAGAAAGACAAGGTTAGGATTCAGAAAGCAGAGAAAGCAACAGCTGTGGCCGCTGTGGCAGCCCGTAGGGCAAGATGTGCGGGTCGTCAACGCCAGCTGGAGCAGCAAGAAGACCAGGAGGGGGAGGTGTACGGAGCTGGACTGATGGGAGACGGGGGAGAATGAGTAACTGAACCATTTCAAGAAGTCTGTGAACAATACAGGAGCACTCATATCATCTTTATTTGGCCATCTGTCTTCATCTTTTTTACAGAAACatttcacaaactttcaatcacCATTTTTTCAGAATATGATTTTCAAGGACGGTAACCACGCGACGAAGGTCTTCACTTCTCATCTACTTGTGGTAGACTACCAATTTTTTCACCCCAATCATTGTAAATGAATTCGCCCCGTAGTTACAGGAGCGCTTTTtcaaaaaaatttgttttttgttttttatgaatTAGAATAAAAGCCTGACATAGCATTTTCATGCGAAAATATAATGTcggccaatttttttttttttatggaaacTAAGGCTGATACTCACAAAAATGCTCTGTAACTACTGAGAAACGCTACTTGTGAGTTCATAACAACAAATATGAGGTTGTTAGCTTGAGAAATTTCTAAAATATCACGCTAGAGCTGAATAGGCCgtttcatgttttttttgtcaaaaatcGAGCGTTTTTACCCATAAAAAGACCCTCAGGCAATTTTTTTGCACAAATGAgtctttttatgtgtttttgcttgataaggccaaaaaaaaaaaattgtctgtttctggtcacccgaccgaccctaaatttcggcgccgaccctaaactttttttttccaaactcaaatttttttttttttttttggtggtaaaggacagggtgagaaaatgaacagcaaaaacgtgtgaaaacgaaagtccgctgacgatttgtaaatgtgttgagtgtcttgtctctatgtatagtgaatccagtctctttgcgcgatttttaaagttagttttattggtctacatttggggtaaaaaaaaaataaaataaaaaaaaataaaaaaaaaatcccgacctaccgaccctattttttttagccatgttaccagaaacagacaattttttttttttggcctaatacgTACAAATATTGCAAGAAAAAGTGCAAACATCCAGTAGAAATTTTTCGTGCCACCTCTCCccttaaacaagaggcgaagccttcaaggctcacgtaagaaatcgacaaacagtaacacaaactcaatcactcggtcacacatacacacacacacacacaaacacacacacacacacacacacacacacacacacacacacacacacacacacacacacacacacagtaagcataggtgaaactgtgcaagaaagggagaccctggatctgccaattagtctcggcccgctcacaataacaatgaccgagactttcaataattcctttgcgtgacgtccaaccctcttacgtcataatgtgacgtcttcaaatagtttctatcacacacgtcaaacacttttgaccgagacgtaatcttcttatgcgagctttatcatagactcggaaatgttaaagtttctatcacacacacacgcacgcacgcacgcacgcacgcacgcacagacagacaaagtttatcatcgcataggctacacttacgtgagccaatgaatgtgtgtaaatgatttccGATCGCTATGTTCCAACCCTTATCACTGTATTATGCACTTGTTCTTACTTGTTTGtgagagagtatacattgaatggaaactctactccccccttgtacaaacacaacagtgtggtttacaataaaatttctgagttctgagttctgagttctctctctctctctctctctctctctctctctctctgagtctctctctctctctgagtctctctctctctctgagtctctctctttctctctctcacaatctatctctctccccctctctctctctctctctctttctctttctctctctctactgtTTGTCTATCCTAATTCAAAAGGAATTGATGACTGCTGAGTATCTTCTCCGGGGAAAATAGTTACTTTCTCTAAGTTTAAGACAATTGctgttcttgttttcttcaacaacaaacaagaaaaaaagaacaccttgatgttattttatttgatgtttttctttgtggTCTAGGCATTTGCTGAACCTGCCTTAAATTAATGGACGCCGGAGGACACAAGGTCAGAGTGTGACGAGGACATTTTTGTCAGCATCATCACTGACACTGCAGATCCTTTGCCTTTACAAAGTACAGGTATTGCTGCATTTTTTTCAAAGGCATATTTCTCAGAAGGTGCTTTAATCTACGCCAAATTAACATTTTTGTTTGGGGAGCTAAACATACATAATTATCAGTGATTTGTTTTAACAATAACAGATggaatacatgtattgtttactagatgattacccgcttcgccgggaagaagtagagccgaatacccggccgtcgccggggacccggctttgccgggtgtacgccggcatcgccggcgcacgaaggaagggagatctaaaaatagtaacgtgcagtgaccttctaaatataaacgtacaaacgggaatatcgattgacgccagcgcacgaaggaaggaagatctaaaaatagtaacgtgcagtgaaaaacgaaaatcggttcagcgctgcgcgctgagagcacgtgttgaaatatctcatcgatcaggttgtgtcccgggtctctgtcaataagcccaccaaatttgaagcagatccatcgagaactttggccgtgcatggcgatcaatcacacacacacacacacacacacacacacacagacacaagtcgtatatatatatagatgtgcaAGCATTTTATTTATTGTGGTAAAGTTGACCAAGCAGCAGAAAAGATGGTGAAGAGCACATAATTATTTGTTAATACAGCGTGTTTTGTCCAGCAGTGAATGACAGAACTTGCTTGCTTGCATTATTCCAGCTGGAATTTAAAGATTAATCTCATTCTTTATGTACAGGTGGCGATAACGAGGACTTGCTAAAGGTCCGTCTTCACAACAAGCGTCTTAATCGCCATCTGACCAACAATGGGATGGAAAGGTGCCCAGTTTACGCAGACGGGAACTGTTTCTTCAAAGCAGCGTCTCTGCATCTGCAACCCCATGATACTGTTTTCTTGAGGGCAGCTCTGTGTCAGCACCTCAGACGAAACATTCAACATGACATCAGCTTCTTCACCTGCACTACGACTGACGAAGCCCTCGCACAGATTGATGCCATGGAGGAAGGTGGTGTTTGGAACACTGCAGCCAATGACATCTTGCCCTTGGTACTTGCAGACTACAGCCAAAAAAAAGGGTGACAATATTTTCAAGCCGTCGACATCAGAGTATTGTGGACATCTCGCCCTCAATGCCAAACACATCTGTGGATGCATTCAGTCCCATCTACCTGGCACTGCTTGCTCCTCAGGGAGAACCAGAACACTTTGATGGTTGTCTTGCTAAGAAACGACACTTGTACCACCAGTTCAGCCGACATGTCTCCCATCCATCCCACCAAAGTGCTGGATCAGCTGAAGCTGTTGTGTCTAGCCCCAGTACCTGTAGTTCGCCTGAACGAGATGGAACACCTGACCCCCGTGGCTCACCTAAACCGTCTGCAACACGAGATGGGACCCCTGACCCCCGTGGCTTACCTGAACCGTCTGCAACAGGAGATGGGACCCCTGACCCCCGTGGCTCACCTGAACTGTCAGCAACACGAGATGGGACCCCTGACCCCCGTGGCTCACCTAAACAGTCTGCAACACGAGATGGGACCCCTGACCCCCGTGGCTCACCTGAACTGTCTGCAACACGAGATGGGACCCCTGACCCCCGTGGCTCACCTGAACCGTCTGCAACACGAGATGGGACCCCTGACCCCCGTGGCTCACCTGAACTGTCTGCAACACGAGATGGGACCCCTGACCCCCGTGGCTCACCTGAACCGTCTGCAACACGAGATGGGACCCCTGACCCCCGTGGCTCACCTGAACTGTCTGCAACACGAGATGGGACCCCTGACCCCCGTGGCTCACCTGAACCGTCTGCATCAACAACTGAGTCGCTGTCAACAATTTACAACACTCCTCCCAAAAAACCAGGCCAGAAAAGAAAATCAAAGCCAGAGGCATGGACAAGAAATCAGCAAACAAAGGCAAGACTAGAAGGGAAAGAGTATGTTAATTGCAGAGGAAAGGTAACAGAGGCCAGAAGTGTGAAACCTGTAGACTGCAGCAAATGTAAGTTGAAGTGTTTAAGTCACATCAACATGGATCAACAAAGTTCCATATTTGATGCGTTTTACGAGCTGCAAGACTACAATCGACAGAAAGATTACATTTGCACCCATGTGACGCAAAAGAACACGGTGACAATACTTGACGAAGAAACCATGACTCCCAAGAAGAAGACAAGGCAAGTGGGTCGGAAGTTCTTTCTTACAGTTAATGGCGAGAAAGTGCAAGTTCGTAAACAATTTTTATGAGGGATTGCCATGCAGTTTATCTGCTCCTGACCGGCTACCAGAGCCAGACATCACAGAGGATGTCGACACAGACGAGGGTTAAACACGCAGATTTAGGTGATGAAGTTCAGATGAGGTTACTCTACTAATTTTGTGTTAACTGAACTTATATTTCTATCTGTGAACTACTTGATTTCAAATTAACGTCAGTTAAACTTTCGGAATCAAATTGTCTTGTGCCTAGATTTGACATGTTTTCTTCCTGGACTTAAAATAACTTTGAGTGAGTTGTGTTGTGCCTGTGAAGAAAATAACTATTCACATCGGATAATCAGTGTATATCCAGGTAAGCGGTAATTTTTTTCACCTGTTTGAATTTACTGACCACTTTAGATTATTACTGTACATACTGACAAAAAATGTACTAACAGCATGCTATTCATGCACTGGT of the Littorina saxatilis isolate snail1 linkage group LG14, US_GU_Lsax_2.0, whole genome shotgun sequence genome contains:
- the LOC138946774 gene encoding uncharacterized protein, translating into MFTAKFNDRKRFVGQASGKRKKQLALARIAEQEKSTGDENAPREVGAAECVVLDGGGDAHFSHRLQVEPRPVLCDIHDNQQEIEGASASAKKLRRFSGADDLQNAQVPADVPAEPKRTWCIVECGQLNSLLSDVKCPECEAGHLTIRVGESMGLSQELALCCDSCQYRRSEFSSPRESNRNHMKNVPFDVNKQIVLYSHEIGSGYSSVEKLCTVFGMPVMNKSSYQRIDKKVNASILAVTNVTLVETVEHVNVAYRQTFPQGRADVQFDEEDEDAAWEEDDGILWVDVAFDGTWHKRGFSSHYGVGVVVDVLTGLVLDFSVKSTYCHTCAMNKEKLEEMTPAQQLRWEQQHRAECSINHQGSAKSMERDAALELWGRSVERHNLRYRTMLSDGDSTAFNAVAAAQPYGPTRPITKLECTNHLPKRMGTALRKAAKDERLGGRGEGRLTKEKCQRLQNYFRSAILNNLEDQRAMEQAIWATFFHVTSTDEDPHHDRCPAGPASWCFFQRARAEEQPPPPHAEHNGTALSREVSHAVLPIYRRMTNPILLKRVAHGKTQNSNESLHNVMWGHCPKEIFVGKGRVEAATAEAVAKFNRGNFALAQVMDHMSLPITDLMEAALAKKDKVRIQKAEKATAVAAVAARRARCAGRQRQLEQQEDQEGEVYGAGLMGDGGE